The DNA sequence GAGTTTGCCATGTTGGTGAGAGATGTTCCCATTCCACCTCCTAATCAAACTATAAAGGACTCGGTGGACTCGTATTTCCGAGCACTTCATCCTGACACATTCTACAAAGCAATGGTTGTGACAGACATCACCAAGGTACTGTAACTCACAagttttcttttctttaggggagTTGTTTATTATTCGTGACATGTGTCTTATTTCCTGCCAATacaagataataataataataataattaccgTATATATGCAGGTTGATAAAATTTTCCAAGAGATTGAAGGTCACAAACACAAAATTGCTCATGCTGAAGCTGTCTATGCAGAATCAAAAACAGCAAACAGACCTGAGGGCACGGGGCCTACTCATAAGACGGGATTCCGTGGCCTTATCGGTAAAAAGGTCGACACGATTGAGTATTGTAATGAACAGATAAAGGAATTGCTGCCCAAACTAGAGGATGAACGGAAGAGCGCCCTCAGTGAGAAACAGCAACGGGCTGCCTTCGTCTTCTTCAATAGTAGAGCTGCTGCGGCCTCAGCATCTCAGACTCTCCATGCCCAGATGTTTGATGAATGGACTGTTACAGAAGCTCCTGAACCACGTGAGGTAATATGGGccaatcttccaaggaaaatatatGACAGGCACACCAGACAGACGGTGGTCTATCTCATTGTCTTCGTTACCGTTGCCTTCTACATGATTCCCATCACTGCCATCTCTGCCGTTACAACGCTTGAAAAACTGAGGGAGAAGCTGCCCTTTCTGAAGGTGGTTGTGGACCAGCTGTTTGTTAAGACGGTCTTACAGGCTTACCTGCCGCAGATCGCGCTTATTGTTTTCCTCGCCGTGCTGCCAACTCTTCTTGTGTTCCTGTCAAAGTCCGAAGGGATTCCTTCACAGAGCCATGTGGTGAGGGCGGCATCGGGAAAATATTTCTACTTCatcgtcttcaatgtcttcatcggCTACGCAATTGGTTCCTCATTGTTCAGCGCTTTGGAAAAAGTTATCAAGAACCCTACTGGGATTTTTATGACGCTTGCCACCAGGCTTCCCGGAACTGCAACTTTCTTCTTCACGTTCGTTGCACTCAGGTAATTAATGACTGTGTCTCGCTCATTTATGCACTTTAAGTTGCTGTCCTGAGCTTCTTCCAGTCCCAGTCCAGTATACGTACACATTTCTGAATTTCACCCAGCCGTAGAATATACCGATTGATTGTTGTTTTCGACAGATGCTTTGTTGGTTATGGGCTTGAGCTCTCTCGTTTGGTCCCTCTCATCATTTTCCACCTGAAAAGGAAGTACAT is a window from the Triticum dicoccoides isolate Atlit2015 ecotype Zavitan unplaced genomic scaffold, WEW_v2.0 scaffold18523, whole genome shotgun sequence genome containing:
- the LOC119344778 gene encoding CSC1-like protein ERD4, producing the protein MLVRDVPIPPPNQTIKDSVDSYFRALHPDTFYKAMVVTDITKVDKIFQEIEGHKHKIAHAEAVYAESKTANRPEGTGPTHKTGFRGLIGKKVDTIEYCNEQIKELLPKLEDERKSALSEKQQRAAFVFFNSRAAAASASQTLHAQMFDEWTVTEAPEPREVIWANLPRKIYDRHTRQTVVYLIVFVTVAFYMIPITAISAVTTLEKLREKLPFLKVVVDQLFVKTVLQAYLPQIALIVFLAVLPTLLVFLSKSEGIPSQSHVVRAASGKYFYFIVFNVFIGYAIGSSLFSALEKVIKNPTGIFMTLATRLPGTATFFFTFVALRCFVGYGLELSRLVPLIIFHLKRKYICKTEDEVRAAWVPGNLRYNTRVPNDMLIVTIVLCYSVITPLILPFGVAYFALGWLIAKNQVLRVYVPSYESNGRMWPHMHTRII